The Fimbriimonas ginsengisoli Gsoil 348 genome window below encodes:
- a CDS encoding phosphatidate cytidylyltransferase produces the protein MKERVLTALALIPIVLVAVFLKDAWAIDLLAIAIVCIGISEIGKMLRSDAWIYGGFLTLALPYLMPGDYMGNDLAGQTRTLMADAGFGRFLLGVLFAGLIASKPNLAKTPLAALAACWVLGPMESLISLHSFAPRAGSPWFFASPILLAIVPLWGGDTAAIFAGRAWGKHKLAPSISPKKTWEGAIANLLACVAVAIPLALWIGYPWPIGLTCGLAAGILGQAGDLFESYVKRKADLKDSGTLLPGHGGVMDRIDSILFTAPAVALILTMAS, from the coding sequence GTGAAAGAGCGAGTCCTGACGGCGTTGGCGCTGATTCCGATCGTCCTCGTCGCGGTATTCCTCAAAGACGCATGGGCAATCGATCTGCTCGCTATCGCCATCGTCTGCATTGGTATTTCCGAAATCGGCAAAATGCTCCGAAGCGACGCCTGGATCTACGGCGGATTCCTTACGCTGGCTCTCCCATACTTGATGCCCGGCGACTATATGGGCAACGACTTGGCTGGCCAAACCCGCACGCTGATGGCCGATGCGGGCTTCGGGCGCTTTCTCCTCGGCGTTCTCTTTGCCGGCCTGATCGCATCGAAGCCGAACCTTGCCAAAACGCCGCTGGCGGCCCTCGCGGCGTGTTGGGTGCTGGGGCCGATGGAAAGCCTTATCTCGCTTCATTCCTTCGCCCCGCGAGCGGGCAGTCCCTGGTTTTTCGCGTCGCCGATTCTGCTCGCCATCGTTCCCCTCTGGGGAGGTGACACCGCGGCGATCTTCGCGGGGCGGGCTTGGGGAAAGCATAAGCTTGCCCCCTCCATATCCCCGAAGAAAACCTGGGAAGGGGCCATCGCGAACCTGCTTGCATGCGTGGCGGTAGCGATTCCGCTGGCGCTCTGGATCGGCTACCCGTGGCCGATCGGCCTCACCTGCGGTCTCGCCGCCGGCATCCTGGGCCAAGCGGGAGATCTCTTCGAGAGCTACGTCAAGCGAAAAGCCGACCTAAAAGACAGCGGCACCCTGCTCCCCGGCCACGGCGGCGTCATGGACCGAATCGACTCCATCCTCTTCACCGCCCCCGCCGTCGCCCTCATCCTAACGATGGCCTCCTAA
- the rsgA gene encoding ribosome small subunit-dependent GTPase A, with protein sequence MNPQQKEEFRRLSAQLSGKERKELVRRAAELRASGQRDPKSPRARWCVDRWSLHLLEEQNPAANENIGTVISVAKARAFVRLGGEDHACELGRDVLERQQSVLAPGDRVRLEWHGHAWRIQSVLERRTVLTRLDPYFKERERAIVANVDVVVVVLSVVAPPLHPRIVDRYLAAIHKGGADALIVVNKIDLHEDGEARAEDLAQLDPYREMGVPVFAVSTQTGEGLMEVREALGGKVSVFVGHSGVGKSSLLSALVPDSGAVAGAVSEYSGKGRHTTTRAELVEAGEMTIVDTPGIREFSVEFRLPAEVAECFEEFGLAGRCRFGDCLHLEEPGCSVREAVRTGTISRVRYQSYRRLISDVVPASAYDEDEPPDERRPSFACQACGSEIPRGGGGTEHRNHCPRCLCSLHLDAVPGDRLACCGGVMEPIAVWVRKGGEWAIVHRCRDCGHLSSNRIAADDNDALLLSLAVRPLSKPPFPLERLGAGIAVS encoded by the coding sequence TTGAACCCACAACAGAAAGAAGAATTTCGTCGTTTATCTGCCCAGCTATCGGGCAAAGAGAGGAAGGAGTTGGTCCGCCGCGCCGCCGAATTGCGCGCGTCCGGCCAACGCGACCCGAAGAGTCCCCGTGCCCGATGGTGCGTGGACCGCTGGAGCCTGCATCTACTGGAGGAGCAGAATCCGGCGGCCAACGAGAATATCGGCACCGTCATTTCCGTAGCCAAGGCGCGGGCGTTCGTCCGTCTCGGGGGAGAGGACCATGCCTGCGAACTCGGCCGCGACGTGCTGGAGCGGCAGCAGTCGGTTCTGGCTCCGGGCGACCGCGTGCGCCTGGAGTGGCACGGCCACGCCTGGCGCATCCAAAGCGTGCTCGAGCGGCGTACCGTGCTCACCCGGCTCGATCCCTATTTCAAGGAGCGAGAGCGGGCGATCGTCGCCAACGTCGACGTCGTCGTAGTCGTGCTGTCGGTGGTGGCGCCGCCGCTTCACCCGCGGATCGTGGACCGGTATCTCGCCGCGATTCATAAGGGCGGAGCCGACGCCCTCATCGTCGTCAACAAGATCGATCTCCACGAAGACGGGGAGGCGCGAGCCGAGGATCTCGCCCAGCTCGACCCTTATCGAGAAATGGGTGTGCCCGTGTTTGCCGTGTCGACCCAGACAGGAGAAGGTCTGATGGAAGTACGGGAGGCGCTGGGAGGCAAGGTCTCGGTGTTCGTCGGGCACAGCGGCGTCGGAAAATCGTCGTTGCTATCGGCCCTGGTGCCGGATTCCGGAGCGGTGGCGGGCGCGGTTTCCGAGTATTCCGGCAAGGGGCGTCACACGACGACGCGGGCCGAGCTGGTGGAGGCAGGCGAGATGACAATCGTCGACACTCCGGGAATCCGCGAATTCTCGGTGGAATTTCGGTTGCCCGCCGAAGTGGCCGAATGCTTCGAAGAGTTTGGTCTCGCCGGCCGTTGCCGGTTTGGCGACTGCCTCCATCTGGAAGAGCCGGGTTGTTCGGTTCGTGAAGCGGTGCGGACCGGCACGATCTCCCGGGTGCGATATCAGAGCTATCGCCGCCTCATTTCAGATGTGGTTCCGGCCAGTGCCTACGACGAAGACGAACCTCCCGATGAACGCCGACCCAGCTTTGCATGCCAAGCATGCGGCTCGGAGATCCCTCGGGGCGGCGGAGGAACCGAGCATCGGAACCACTGTCCGCGATGCCTCTGCTCGCTCCACCTCGATGCGGTGCCGGGGGATCGGTTGGCGTGCTGCGGCGGAGTGATGGAGCCGATCGCGGTGTGGGTGCGGAAAGGCGGAGAGTGGGCGATCGTTCACCGCTGCCGCGACTGCGGTCATCTCTCCTCCAATCGGATCGCGGCGGACGACAACGACGCGCTGCTTCTGTCGCTGGCGGTTCGGCCGTTATCGAAGCCTCCGTTCCCCCTGGAGCGTCTCGGCGCGGGGATAGCGGTGTCTTGA